A stretch of the Luteimonas sp. JM171 genome encodes the following:
- a CDS encoding DotU family type IV/VI secretion system protein: protein MNTSMPPVPGSMPSLTPQMAAAPAAGTPAPRSLADLMSDGFYLLLLVKRGQLPSSAEAFVQAVQRFLDGVERGAVKMGIASEDVYAAKYAFCAAMDEAILSQPSPLRDDWELQPLQLRLFGDHLAGEHFFDRLEELRAQGAPRLPSLEVYHYCLLLGFEGKYRLEGPEKLGYLTARLGDEIVYLKGKRTGFAPHWAPPDTVRHTLRRVVPLWLPAVLVAGFGLVGYFGLNAWFGSQTDRQLAAFQDVVQMPERTAHVTITLP from the coding sequence ATGAATACCAGCATGCCTCCAGTCCCGGGCTCCATGCCCTCGCTGACGCCGCAGATGGCGGCCGCGCCGGCCGCCGGCACGCCGGCCCCACGCAGCCTGGCGGACCTGATGTCCGACGGGTTCTACCTGCTGCTGCTGGTCAAGCGCGGCCAGCTGCCTTCAAGCGCGGAAGCCTTCGTCCAGGCGGTGCAGCGGTTCCTCGATGGCGTGGAGCGCGGCGCGGTCAAGATGGGCATCGCGTCGGAAGACGTGTATGCGGCCAAATACGCCTTCTGCGCCGCAATGGACGAGGCGATCCTCAGCCAGCCGTCGCCGCTGCGCGACGACTGGGAACTCCAGCCCCTGCAGCTGCGCCTGTTCGGCGACCACCTGGCCGGCGAGCACTTCTTCGACAGGCTGGAGGAACTGCGTGCACAGGGTGCGCCCCGCCTGCCTTCGCTGGAGGTGTACCACTACTGCCTGCTGCTGGGATTCGAGGGCAAGTACCGCCTGGAAGGCCCGGAGAAGCTGGGCTACCTCACCGCCCGTCTGGGTGACGAGATCGTCTATCTCAAGGGCAAGCGCACCGGTTTCGCACCGCACTGGGCGCCGCCGGACACGGTCCGGCATACGCTGCGGCGGGTGGTGCCGCTGTGGCTGCCGGCGGTGCTGGTGGCGGGCTTCGGGCTGGTCGGGTACTTCGGCCTCAACGCATGGTTCGGCAGCCAGACCGATCGCCAGCTGGCCGCGTTCCAGGACGTGGTGCAGATGCCCGAGCGCACGGCCCACGTCACCATCACGCTGCCCTAG
- a CDS encoding M13-type metalloendopeptidase: MKKTLLFAATSLALMSFAAPAAAHDGRACIDDACNGIALFADDASAAPAAGTDVVAAPRMGTWGIDTDGMDTGVSPGEDFFAYVSGTWAENTEIPSDRSSYGSFLALRDLSEARVRQLVESYELGDPATDGDAAKVAALYQGFMDEEAIEARGAQPLAPYLDAIRGASSKEDIAHLMGAQHGGFTRSFFSVGVSDDQRNPDYYTLYMSQSGLGLGDREMYLRDNFEPQRERYVQYIAELLELAGWDDPQAHAQAIMEMETSIAEAHWTRAESRDRDKTYNPLEMGEFDAQAPGFPWQRFFAAAGVTHAPQVVVRQDTAIPKMAAIFADTDLDTLKAWQAFHTVDRAAPLLSSDFVNAHFEFREKFLSGQPEPRERWKRGVSFAESVMGEAIGRDYVQLYFPPDAKAKMDELVANVKVAMGARLDQLEWMGPETKAEARAKLENFGLKIGHPDEWRDYSGLEIVNGDTFGNAARSARFEWDYRRARIGQPVDKGEWAMTPQTVNAYYSSVKNEIVFPAAILQPPFFDPDADPAVNYGAIGGVIGHEIIHGFDDQGRKSDGEGLLRDWWTAEDAARFEEQAAKLGAQYESYEFPQLPGMHINGRTSMGENIGDLGGLTIALEAYRRSLDGEEAPVIDGFTGEQRFFMGWAQVWRILWRDDALRQQLVNGTHSPGHIRAFAPLRNIDAWYEAFGVTEADPLWIAPEDRVRIW, encoded by the coding sequence TTGAAGAAGACCCTGCTTTTTGCGGCGACCAGCCTGGCGCTGATGTCGTTCGCGGCGCCGGCGGCTGCCCATGACGGGCGCGCCTGCATCGATGACGCCTGCAATGGCATCGCCCTGTTCGCCGATGACGCCTCGGCCGCGCCGGCCGCCGGCACCGACGTGGTGGCGGCGCCGCGCATGGGTACCTGGGGCATCGACACCGATGGCATGGACACCGGCGTGTCCCCCGGCGAAGACTTCTTCGCCTACGTGAGCGGCACCTGGGCCGAAAACACCGAGATCCCGTCCGACCGCTCCAGCTACGGCTCGTTCCTGGCCCTGCGCGACCTGTCCGAGGCCCGGGTGCGGCAGCTGGTGGAAAGCTACGAGCTGGGCGATCCGGCCACGGACGGCGACGCCGCCAAGGTCGCGGCGCTGTACCAGGGGTTCATGGACGAGGAAGCCATCGAAGCGCGGGGCGCGCAGCCGCTTGCGCCTTACCTGGATGCCATCCGCGGCGCCTCCAGCAAGGAAGACATCGCCCACCTGATGGGCGCGCAGCACGGCGGGTTCACCCGCAGCTTCTTCAGCGTCGGCGTGTCCGACGACCAGCGCAATCCCGATTACTACACGCTCTACATGAGCCAGTCCGGGCTGGGCCTGGGCGACCGCGAGATGTACCTGCGCGACAACTTCGAACCCCAGCGCGAGCGCTACGTCCAGTACATCGCCGAGCTGCTGGAGCTGGCCGGCTGGGATGACCCGCAGGCGCATGCCCAGGCCATCATGGAGATGGAAACCAGCATCGCCGAGGCCCACTGGACCCGCGCCGAGAGCCGCGACCGCGACAAGACCTACAACCCGCTGGAAATGGGCGAGTTCGACGCCCAGGCGCCGGGCTTCCCCTGGCAGCGCTTCTTCGCCGCCGCGGGCGTCACCCACGCCCCGCAGGTGGTGGTGCGCCAGGACACCGCCATCCCGAAGATGGCGGCCATTTTCGCCGACACCGATCTGGACACGCTCAAGGCCTGGCAGGCCTTCCACACCGTGGACCGCGCCGCGCCGCTGCTGTCGAGCGATTTCGTCAACGCCCACTTCGAGTTCCGCGAGAAGTTCCTCTCCGGCCAGCCGGAGCCGCGCGAGCGCTGGAAGCGTGGTGTCTCCTTCGCCGAGTCGGTGATGGGCGAAGCGATCGGCCGTGACTACGTGCAGCTGTATTTCCCGCCCGATGCGAAGGCCAAGATGGACGAGCTGGTGGCCAACGTGAAGGTGGCCATGGGCGCGCGCCTGGACCAGCTGGAGTGGATGGGCCCCGAGACCAAGGCCGAGGCCCGCGCCAAGCTGGAGAACTTCGGCCTGAAGATCGGCCACCCCGACGAGTGGCGCGACTACAGCGGGCTGGAGATCGTCAACGGCGACACGTTCGGCAACGCCGCGCGTTCGGCGCGCTTCGAGTGGGATTACCGCCGGGCGCGCATCGGCCAGCCGGTGGACAAGGGGGAGTGGGCGATGACCCCGCAGACGGTCAACGCCTACTACTCCTCGGTCAAGAACGAGATCGTGTTCCCGGCCGCCATCCTGCAGCCGCCGTTCTTCGACCCGGACGCGGATCCGGCGGTGAACTACGGCGCCATCGGCGGCGTGATCGGCCACGAGATCATCCACGGCTTCGACGACCAGGGCCGCAAGTCGGACGGCGAAGGCCTGTTGCGCGACTGGTGGACGGCGGAAGACGCCGCCCGCTTCGAGGAACAGGCGGCCAAGCTGGGTGCCCAGTATGAGTCGTATGAGTTCCCCCAGCTGCCCGGCATGCACATCAACGGCCGCACGTCGATGGGCGAGAACATCGGCGACCTGGGCGGGCTGACGATTGCGCTGGAGGCCTACCGCCGCTCGCTCGACGGGGAAGAGGCGCCGGTGATCGACGGCTTCACCGGCGAGCAGCGCTTCTTCATGGGCTGGGCGCAGGTGTGGCGGATCCTGTGGCGTGACGACGCGCTGCGCCAGCAGCTGGTCAACGGCACCCATTCGCCGGGCCATATCCGTGCGTTCGCGCCGCTGCGCAACATCGACGCCTGGTACGAAGCGTTCGGAGTCACCGAGGCCGATCCGCTGTGGATCGCGCCGGAGGACCGCGTCCGGATCTGGTGA
- a CDS encoding DUF885 domain-containing protein, whose translation MSKPGLPAVRPLRLILPVAVAAALLGGCSPTPAAGGAATHAADAATRAPASDINAFFESFSDEWMLRRPSSATASRYFDDERQAAMDRQLTPMTEAFQRETVEMARRGLEDLARFDLAAMDDTQRVSAELMAWQLQVIVDGERFSHLQFPLNQFGGANVGLPNLMTVVHPVNSAQDADNYIARLGQFKARMGEASQRANELGEQGVLPPRFILEATISQMRQFIAPGPADNPLVTTFAARLASVEELDEDRRADFVGQATTLVAEEVYPAWREAISVLESQLPQATDDAGLWRFEDGAEAYAYHLARYTSTDLDADQIHELGLSEVARIEGEMDAILRSLGRTEGTVNERVAQLRQDLAYPVNDEGRARIMADIETHMRDAERRADDLFDIRPKTPVIAQPYPEFRWESAAASYTAPPLDGSRPGVYQMPLRANRLTNFGLRTLVYHEAVPGHHFQVALSVENTALPKFRQTRALGGISAFSEGWALYAERLAAEEGWYEGDPEGLLGQLDAELFRARRLVVDTGLHAKGWTRQQAIDYGIAPSEVDRYVVMPGQATSYKVGQLEMIRLRDKARDALGDAFDPREFHNRVLLTGTVPLSLLEREIDAYIEEASRG comes from the coding sequence ATGTCCAAGCCAGGTCTTCCTGCCGTCCGCCCGCTTCGCCTGATCCTCCCGGTCGCCGTGGCCGCTGCCCTGCTGGGCGGCTGCAGCCCGACGCCGGCGGCCGGTGGAGCGGCGACCCACGCGGCGGATGCGGCCACCCGCGCGCCTGCCAGCGATATCAACGCGTTCTTCGAGTCCTTCAGCGACGAGTGGATGCTGCGCCGTCCCTCCTCGGCCACTGCCAGCCGCTATTTCGACGATGAACGCCAGGCCGCGATGGATCGCCAGCTCACGCCGATGACCGAGGCATTCCAGCGCGAAACGGTGGAGATGGCCCGTCGCGGACTGGAAGATCTGGCCCGCTTCGACCTGGCTGCAATGGACGACACCCAGCGCGTGTCGGCCGAACTGATGGCCTGGCAGCTGCAGGTGATCGTCGACGGCGAGCGATTCAGCCACCTGCAGTTCCCCCTCAACCAGTTCGGCGGCGCCAACGTCGGCCTGCCCAACCTCATGACGGTGGTCCATCCGGTCAACAGCGCCCAGGACGCGGACAACTACATCGCGCGCCTGGGTCAGTTCAAGGCCCGCATGGGCGAAGCGAGCCAGCGCGCAAACGAACTTGGCGAGCAGGGCGTACTGCCCCCGCGCTTCATCCTGGAAGCCACCATTTCGCAGATGCGCCAGTTCATTGCGCCCGGGCCGGCCGACAACCCGCTGGTGACCACGTTCGCGGCGCGCCTGGCGAGTGTTGAAGAGCTTGATGAAGACCGTCGCGCGGACTTCGTTGGGCAGGCCACCACCCTCGTTGCCGAAGAAGTCTATCCGGCCTGGCGCGAGGCCATCTCGGTGCTGGAGTCCCAGCTGCCCCAGGCCACGGACGACGCCGGTCTGTGGCGTTTCGAGGATGGCGCCGAGGCCTACGCCTACCACCTCGCCCGCTACACCTCCACGGACCTGGATGCCGATCAGATCCACGAACTCGGGTTGTCGGAGGTGGCGCGCATCGAGGGCGAGATGGATGCCATCCTGCGTTCCCTCGGCCGCACCGAAGGCACCGTCAACGAGCGCGTGGCCCAGCTGCGCCAGGACCTCGCCTACCCGGTCAACGACGAAGGCCGGGCACGGATCATGGCCGACATCGAAACCCACATGCGCGATGCCGAGCGCCGCGCGGACGATCTGTTCGACATCCGCCCGAAGACGCCGGTGATCGCCCAGCCCTACCCCGAGTTCCGCTGGGAAAGCGCGGCCGCCAGCTACACCGCCCCGCCGCTCGATGGCTCCCGGCCCGGGGTCTACCAGATGCCCCTGCGCGCCAACCGCCTCACCAATTTCGGCCTGCGCACGCTGGTCTACCACGAGGCGGTGCCGGGCCATCATTTCCAGGTGGCGCTGTCGGTGGAGAACACCGCGCTGCCCAAGTTCCGGCAGACCCGCGCCCTGGGCGGCATCTCCGCCTTCAGCGAAGGCTGGGCGCTGTATGCCGAGCGCCTGGCCGCCGAGGAAGGCTGGTACGAGGGCGACCCGGAAGGCCTGCTGGGCCAGCTTGACGCCGAGCTGTTCCGCGCCCGCCGCCTGGTGGTCGATACCGGCCTGCATGCCAAGGGCTGGACCCGCCAGCAGGCGATCGACTACGGCATCGCGCCGTCGGAAGTGGACCGCTACGTGGTGATGCCCGGCCAGGCCACTTCATACAAGGTCGGCCAGCTGGAGATGATCCGCCTGCGCGACAAGGCCCGCGACGCGCTGGGTGATGCGTTCGACCCGCGGGAGTTCCATAATCGCGTGCTGCTGACCGGTACGGTGCCACTGAGCCTGCTGGAGCGGGAGATCGACGCGTATATCGAAGAAGCATCGCGCGGCTGA